The following are from one region of the Thiocapsa rosea genome:
- a CDS encoding c-type cytochrome yields the protein MSQNVLLPAAFAVTLITAPTLAWSTDRPELQGEQLFTYHGCVNCHGASGKDPSSKLVPKIGGLEADDILAKAQKILRGEGESEEAKLMHSAVAYSQSCDAPPTQPELQKIATWLALQK from the coding sequence ATGTCACAGAATGTCTTGCTGCCGGCGGCATTTGCCGTCACCCTGATCACGGCCCCGACCCTCGCTTGGTCGACGGATCGCCCCGAGCTGCAGGGCGAGCAATTGTTCACCTACCATGGTTGTGTGAACTGTCACGGCGCTTCAGGGAAGGATCCCAGCAGTAAGCTGGTCCCCAAGATCGGTGGCTTGGAGGCGGACGATATCCTGGCCAAGGCCCAGAAGATCCTGCGTGGCGAGGGTGAATCCGAGGAGGCGAAGCTGATGCATTCGGCCGTTGCCTACAGTCAGTCCTGCGACGCACCGCCGACCCAGCCCGAGCTCCAAAAGATCGCGACCTGGCTGGCGCTTCAGAAGTGA
- a CDS encoding c-type cytochrome, whose translation MNGVSAGPASPSFAGFDRQFLIRVLQEFRNGERVPTIMDRIMKGYTAGQIRQLATYYAEQPWRSADVLLDPVAVAAGKRLHDEACAECHEEEGRYQDRDTPRIAGQWPDYLVFQLLTYRDRPDSIPQPTKMREALVGLADADLQALAQFYADQQ comes from the coding sequence ATGAACGGCGTCAGCGCCGGGCCTGCATCGCCAAGCTTTGCCGGCTTCGACCGCCAATTCCTGATCCGCGTCCTCCAAGAGTTTCGCAACGGCGAGCGTGTACCCACCATCATGGATCGCATCATGAAGGGCTACACCGCCGGACAGATCCGCCAGTTGGCCACCTACTATGCCGAGCAACCCTGGCGGAGTGCCGACGTGCTGTTGGATCCGGTGGCCGTCGCCGCCGGCAAACGTCTGCATGACGAGGCGTGCGCCGAGTGTCACGAGGAAGAGGGGCGATACCAGGACCGCGACACCCCGCGGATCGCCGGTCAGTGGCCGGACTATCTGGTGTTTCAACTCCTGACCTATCGCGACCGGCCCGATTCGATCCCGCAGCCGACCAAGATGCGCGAGGCATTGGTCGGCCTTGCGGATGCGGATCTGCAGGCGCTTGCTCAGTTTTACGCGGATCAACAGTAG
- a CDS encoding Alvin_2107 family globule sulfur oxidation protein, with protein sequence MNQFYYDAVTKMEQLGVDDEYIQGWQCGFLQNPKREEQRLTEAYEAGYGDGEEKNTDNFGDWVKA encoded by the coding sequence ATGAACCAGTTCTATTACGACGCTGTCACCAAGATGGAACAACTCGGCGTCGACGACGAGTACATCCAAGGCTGGCAATGCGGTTTCCTCCAGAATCCGAAGCGCGAAGAGCAGCGCCTCACGGAGGCGTACGAGGCCGGCTACGGCGACGGCGAAGAGAAGAATACCGATAACTTCGGGGACTGGGTAAAAGCCTGA
- a CDS encoding AAA family ATPase: MRPAQLLRVLEREFSSTAEGHHTPVMLWGPPGVGKSQMVAQIAERHRVPMIDIRLSQMEPSDLRGIPFRAGELVEWAIPAILPDAARHGPAGVLFLDEITSAPPAVSAAAYQLILDRRLGEYRVPERWAIFAAGNRQGDRGVTYSMPAPLANRFSHFEVETHLDDWVAWAYAQGIDERVIGFLRFRPELLFDFDPAHNPVAFPSPRSWEFAHRCLKKFEDIPELLQGTLQGCVGPAAGIEVAAFVDSLDQMPDLDAILAGEVVPVPREIDLQYAVAAALVGRAIRAQGEPDKDRVIGNILAYAGRFPQREMGVMLVSDLHRAVGNSLFEVPAFADWAAVVADVMLYE; this comes from the coding sequence ATGCGTCCAGCCCAGTTGCTCCGCGTCCTCGAACGCGAGTTTTCGAGTACAGCGGAAGGCCACCATACCCCCGTCATGCTCTGGGGCCCTCCGGGGGTCGGAAAGTCGCAGATGGTGGCTCAGATCGCCGAGCGTCACCGGGTGCCCATGATCGATATCCGTCTGTCGCAGATGGAGCCGAGCGATCTGCGCGGCATCCCCTTCCGCGCCGGGGAGCTGGTGGAGTGGGCGATCCCCGCCATCCTGCCGGATGCCGCGCGTCATGGGCCGGCCGGGGTCCTCTTTCTCGACGAAATCACCTCGGCGCCTCCGGCGGTCTCTGCGGCGGCCTATCAGCTCATCCTGGATCGGCGGCTCGGCGAGTACCGCGTTCCCGAGCGGTGGGCGATCTTCGCGGCCGGCAATCGCCAGGGCGACCGGGGCGTGACCTACAGCATGCCCGCACCCTTGGCCAATCGCTTCTCGCACTTCGAGGTCGAGACCCATCTCGATGACTGGGTCGCCTGGGCCTATGCGCAGGGCATCGACGAGCGCGTGATCGGCTTCCTGCGGTTCCGCCCGGAGCTGCTGTTCGATTTCGACCCGGCACATAACCCGGTCGCCTTCCCCTCGCCGCGCTCCTGGGAGTTTGCGCATCGCTGTCTGAAGAAGTTCGAGGACATTCCGGAGCTGCTGCAGGGCACCTTGCAGGGGTGTGTCGGGCCGGCGGCGGGGATCGAGGTCGCGGCCTTCGTCGACAGCCTGGACCAAATGCCCGATCTGGATGCCATCCTGGCAGGCGAGGTGGTGCCCGTGCCGCGCGAGATCGACCTTCAATACGCGGTCGCTGCCGCCCTGGTCGGCCGCGCCATCCGCGCGCAGGGGGAGCCGGACAAGGACCGGGTGATCGGCAACATCCTCGCGTACGCGGGTCGTTTTCCGCAGCGCGAGATGGGTGTCATGCTGGTGTCGGATCTGCATCGCGCGGTCGGCAACAGCCTCTTCGAGGTGCCGGCCTTCGCCGATTGGGCCGCGGTTGTCGCCGATGTGATGCTCTATGAGTAG
- a CDS encoding vWA domain-containing protein codes for MSSDVGSPGGAGAADAERRAIETKLAAARTRLILDKPFLGALVLRLPMHASNPEWCPTTATDARAFYYNPEYIASLSLDQTQFMLAHEALHCALSHFARRQHRVKHKWDLACDYAINPLLIGEGLKPPPNALAMPAYKGMTAEEIYPLIDDNDASETLDTHAYDRDNQQGGSRSGTSEKDLDRQHKQTQSQQGESDAEQGATRSAQPGQADGADGGPGQPEPEPLTPDEQETLSVQWQQRLAGAAQQAQQAGKLGGEMARIIDHLLQPRLPWRMLLARYMTAVSREDYSYARPSRRAGDFIMPSLRSHQTDVVVAVDTSGSIKAAELEEFIGEIDALKGQVRARVTLLPCDAALCEGAPFRFEPWEGLRLPEAINGGGGTSFRPVFQWIDREGIRPDLLVYFTDAQGDFPPVEPAFPVIWLVKGQGKVPWGQRIQLN; via the coding sequence ATGAGTAGCGACGTCGGCAGTCCGGGCGGCGCAGGCGCAGCCGATGCCGAACGGCGTGCGATCGAGACCAAGCTCGCGGCGGCCCGCACGCGCTTGATCCTGGACAAGCCCTTTCTCGGGGCCTTGGTGCTTCGCCTGCCCATGCATGCATCGAACCCCGAGTGGTGCCCGACCACGGCCACCGATGCGCGCGCCTTCTACTACAACCCCGAATACATCGCGAGCCTGAGCCTGGACCAGACCCAGTTCATGCTCGCGCACGAGGCCCTGCATTGCGCGCTGTCGCATTTCGCACGGCGACAGCATCGCGTGAAGCACAAGTGGGATCTCGCCTGCGATTACGCCATCAACCCGCTCTTGATCGGCGAGGGTCTGAAGCCCCCGCCGAACGCCTTGGCGATGCCGGCCTACAAGGGCATGACCGCCGAGGAGATCTATCCGCTCATCGACGACAACGATGCGTCCGAGACCCTGGATACGCACGCCTACGACCGCGACAACCAACAGGGCGGCAGCCGGTCCGGCACGAGCGAGAAGGACCTCGATCGCCAGCACAAGCAGACGCAATCGCAGCAGGGCGAGTCCGATGCAGAGCAAGGGGCGACACGCTCGGCGCAACCGGGCCAAGCCGACGGGGCCGACGGCGGCCCCGGCCAACCCGAGCCCGAACCCCTGACCCCGGACGAGCAGGAAACCCTCTCGGTCCAGTGGCAGCAGCGTCTCGCCGGGGCGGCTCAACAGGCGCAGCAGGCCGGCAAGCTCGGCGGCGAGATGGCCCGCATCATCGACCATCTCCTGCAGCCGCGCCTGCCCTGGCGGATGCTGCTGGCGCGCTACATGACGGCCGTCTCGCGAGAGGACTACAGCTATGCGCGCCCCTCGCGTCGCGCAGGCGACTTCATCATGCCGAGCCTGCGCAGTCATCAGACGGATGTGGTGGTCGCCGTCGATACCTCGGGTTCGATCAAGGCGGCTGAGCTGGAGGAGTTTATCGGCGAGATCGACGCGCTCAAGGGCCAGGTGCGCGCACGCGTGACCCTCTTGCCCTGCGATGCGGCCTTGTGTGAAGGTGCACCCTTTCGGTTCGAGCCCTGGGAGGGCTTGCGGCTGCCCGAGGCGATCAACGGCGGCGGGGGTACGAGCTTCCGACCCGTCTTTCAGTGGATCGACCGCGAGGGCATCCGTCCGGACCTCCTGGTGTACTTCACCGATGCTCAAGGCGACTTTCCTCCGGTCGAGCCGGCGTTTCCGGTGATCTGGCTGGTGAAGGGGCAGGGAAAGGTGCCTTGGGGGCAGCGGATTCAGCTCAACTAA
- a CDS encoding M48 family metalloprotease, producing the protein MMIRMFIDRCRRLTLCGLALLAVVATSVSTAVSADPFSLPDMGSSSDNMMTRSAEARLGKLFMRSVRKALPVMDDPLATSYIESLGTALVEADRTAGGSFTFFLIDEPVVNAFAGPGGYIGIYGGLVLAAETESELAAVVAHEIAHVTQRHLMRAFEDQSKLSLPTTALLIAAAVLGAQVSPDAGAAAIAGVQAAALQRRINFTRDNEKEADRIGIQTLAGAGHDPFAMAGFFERLAKATRVYESSAPEYLRTHPVTADRIADSLGRAEAFGVRQRPDSLRFQLTRAKLRERSYRRAEQSVAHFEDTLRGGRFREEIAERYGYALALQRARRFTEAKRESDKLIALHPSQAEFVVLDAELDLALGNSADALAHLKQAVSLFPGQWPLRVAYAEALMSAGQPARAVDELKAVARVRPSNAMLYAALVQAATKAGDRTTVDRYRAEKLYVEGDLEPAIRHLELALRRPDVPYHEAAQIQVRLDAWREEQRDEKRRGGNPLRAATSNGR; encoded by the coding sequence ATGATGATCCGCATGTTTATCGATCGGTGTCGGCGGTTGACGTTGTGCGGGCTCGCACTCTTGGCCGTTGTAGCGACGTCGGTATCCACGGCGGTGTCCGCCGATCCCTTCAGTCTGCCCGATATGGGTAGCTCTTCGGACAACATGATGACCCGGTCCGCCGAGGCGCGGCTCGGCAAGCTCTTCATGCGCAGCGTGCGCAAGGCGCTGCCGGTCATGGATGATCCGCTGGCGACCAGCTATATCGAGTCGCTCGGCACGGCATTGGTCGAGGCCGACCGGACGGCCGGCGGGAGCTTCACTTTTTTCCTGATCGACGAGCCTGTCGTGAACGCCTTCGCAGGGCCGGGCGGCTATATCGGCATCTACGGCGGTCTCGTCTTGGCGGCGGAGACCGAGAGTGAGCTTGCCGCCGTCGTGGCGCACGAGATCGCCCATGTCACCCAGCGCCATCTGATGCGCGCGTTCGAGGACCAGAGCAAGCTCAGTCTGCCGACGACGGCCCTGCTGATCGCCGCGGCCGTTCTCGGTGCCCAAGTCTCGCCCGATGCCGGGGCCGCGGCCATCGCCGGCGTGCAGGCCGCCGCACTCCAGCGACGCATCAACTTCACCCGCGACAACGAGAAGGAGGCGGATCGCATCGGGATCCAGACCCTGGCCGGCGCCGGTCACGACCCCTTTGCGATGGCCGGCTTCTTCGAGCGCCTCGCCAAGGCGACGCGTGTCTACGAGTCCAGCGCCCCGGAGTATCTGCGCACGCATCCCGTGACGGCCGACCGCATCGCCGACTCGCTCGGGCGTGCCGAGGCGTTCGGCGTGCGTCAGCGTCCGGATAGTCTGCGGTTTCAATTGACGCGCGCCAAGCTGCGCGAACGCTCCTACCGGCGTGCCGAGCAGTCCGTCGCCCATTTCGAGGACACCTTGCGCGGCGGGCGTTTTCGCGAAGAGATTGCCGAGCGTTACGGCTATGCCCTCGCGCTGCAGCGCGCGCGACGGTTCACCGAGGCGAAGCGCGAGAGCGATAAGCTGATCGCACTCCATCCGAGCCAGGCCGAGTTCGTTGTCCTGGATGCCGAGCTCGATCTCGCGCTCGGCAACAGCGCCGATGCCTTGGCGCATCTGAAACAGGCGGTGAGCCTCTTCCCCGGTCAGTGGCCTTTACGGGTCGCCTACGCGGAGGCCCTCATGTCCGCGGGTCAGCCCGCCCGTGCGGTGGACGAGCTCAAGGCCGTCGCCCGTGTGCGGCCGTCCAACGCCATGCTGTACGCTGCGCTCGTACAGGCGGCGACCAAGGCGGGCGATCGCACGACCGTCGATCGCTATCGCGCGGAGAAGCTCTATGTCGAGGGGGATCTCGAGCCCGCCATTCGGCACCTCGAGCTGGCCTTGCGTCGGCCCGATGTCCCGTATCACGAGGCGGCACAGATCCAGGTTCGCCTCGATGCGTGGCGCGAAGAGCAGCGCGACGAGAAGCGGCGGGGCGGGAACCCCCTGCGCGCGGCGACCTCGAACGGGCGATGA
- the soxY gene encoding thiosulfate oxidation carrier protein SoxY, which yields MIDAKRRILLKGSLAAGTVGVAVGAGLLSPSLVLASWNEAAFHAKDLPAALTSLMGSDATETNEAIKIKAPDIAENGAVVPVTVETDMDGVTSIAIVADANQTPLIASFDLGEGAVPFVSTRIKMAKTSNVVAVVQSGDKLYSNAKEVKVTIGGCGG from the coding sequence ATGATCGATGCAAAACGTCGAATCCTGCTGAAGGGTTCACTCGCCGCCGGTACCGTCGGAGTCGCTGTCGGCGCCGGTCTGCTGTCCCCTAGCTTGGTCCTTGCGAGCTGGAACGAGGCGGCCTTCCATGCGAAGGATCTGCCGGCAGCCTTGACGAGCCTGATGGGATCGGATGCCACCGAGACCAACGAGGCGATCAAGATCAAGGCCCCGGATATCGCCGAAAACGGCGCCGTGGTGCCGGTGACCGTCGAGACGGATATGGACGGTGTCACGTCGATCGCGATCGTCGCCGATGCGAACCAGACACCCCTGATTGCCTCGTTCGATCTCGGCGAGGGCGCCGTTCCTTTCGTTTCCACCCGGATCAAGATGGCCAAGACATCCAACGTCGTCGCCGTGGTCCAAAGTGGCGACAAGCTCTACAGCAATGCCAAGGAAGTGAAGGTCACCATCGGCGGCTGCGGCGGCTGA
- the soxZ gene encoding thiosulfate oxidation carrier complex protein SoxZ, with the protein MSDIKIRAKLKDGETEVKCLMSHPMETGLRKDSKTGELVPAHFIQEVVCKSKDQVVMTANWSGGVSKNPYLAFKFKGGEVGDPIEIAWTDNMGETQTATDKIT; encoded by the coding sequence ATGTCAGACATCAAGATCCGCGCCAAGCTCAAAGACGGAGAAACCGAAGTCAAGTGTTTGATGAGTCACCCGATGGAGACCGGGCTGCGTAAAGACAGCAAGACCGGCGAGCTGGTTCCTGCGCACTTCATCCAGGAAGTCGTCTGCAAATCCAAGGATCAGGTCGTGATGACCGCCAATTGGAGCGGCGGCGTGTCCAAGAACCCCTATCTGGCGTTCAAGTTCAAAGGCGGCGAGGTCGGTGATCCGATCGAGATCGCCTGGACGGACAACATGGGCGAGACTCAAACCGCGACCGACAAGATCACCTGA
- a CDS encoding lysophospholipid acyltransferase family protein yields MKDALVRNLMHLLARLPLGALHRLGSGIGLLIGSWPNKQRRNALINIALCFPELDAKEQVRLRNRNLREFGKTYVEIAHLWLRPAHEVLALVREVRGGELLERRDGKGLIVLSPHLGAWELAGLHLAAQGPTAIFYKPQKYLDDMILASRARSGAELAPITAKGIRVLVQALERGDYVGILPDQEPKADKGAVFAPFFGIPAFTMLLVNRLSRRTGAPVIFMFAERLKGGKGFRMHCIPAPVGIDSEDDIEAATALNKGIEQCVSICPEQYVWPYKRFRRRPNGAPGIYNGPLTDGQSLAQVSRLQRGVCDVT; encoded by the coding sequence CTGAAGGATGCCTTGGTGCGCAACCTCATGCATCTGCTGGCCCGATTGCCGCTCGGCGCGCTGCACCGCCTCGGCTCGGGCATCGGGCTGCTGATCGGGTCATGGCCGAACAAGCAACGACGCAACGCCCTGATCAATATCGCTCTCTGCTTCCCGGAGCTCGACGCGAAGGAACAGGTCCGGTTGCGCAACCGGAATCTGCGTGAGTTCGGCAAGACCTATGTCGAGATCGCACATCTGTGGCTGCGCCCGGCGCATGAGGTGCTCGCGCTGGTCCGCGAGGTCAGAGGGGGCGAGCTGTTGGAGCGGCGCGACGGCAAGGGCTTGATCGTACTCTCGCCGCACTTGGGCGCCTGGGAGCTGGCTGGGTTACACCTCGCGGCACAGGGTCCGACGGCGATCTTCTACAAGCCGCAGAAATATCTCGACGACATGATCCTGGCCTCGCGCGCCCGCAGCGGCGCCGAGCTGGCGCCGATCACGGCGAAGGGCATCCGGGTACTGGTCCAAGCGCTGGAACGCGGCGATTACGTCGGCATCCTACCCGATCAGGAGCCCAAGGCCGACAAAGGTGCTGTCTTCGCACCCTTCTTCGGGATTCCGGCCTTTACCATGCTCTTGGTGAACCGACTGTCGCGCCGCACGGGCGCGCCCGTGATCTTCATGTTCGCGGAACGGTTGAAGGGGGGAAAGGGCTTCAGGATGCACTGCATCCCGGCACCTGTCGGAATCGACAGCGAGGACGATATCGAGGCAGCAACCGCGCTGAACAAAGGCATCGAGCAGTGCGTCTCGATCTGCCCGGAGCAATACGTTTGGCCCTACAAGCGCTTTCGACGCCGCCCGAACGGCGCACCGGGGATCTACAACGGACCCCTGACAGATGGGCAGTCACTCGCGCAAGTGTCGCGGTTACAGCGGGGAGTGTGTGACGTGACGTGA
- a CDS encoding rhodanese-like domain-containing protein, which translates to MNDDHPRPLTPQEAFEMLEEHPQAVLVDIRSSMEFLFVGHPKGAVHVPWIDEPDWVVNPHFVTEIRKLLLGGAVCEPGGSCAPVILICRSGKRSLEAGKALVQDGLKAVYHVDEGFEGDLDEQHHRSTQGGWRFRGLPWEQC; encoded by the coding sequence GTGAACGATGATCATCCGAGACCACTGACGCCTCAAGAGGCGTTCGAAATGCTCGAAGAACATCCCCAGGCCGTCCTGGTGGATATCCGCTCCTCAATGGAGTTTCTGTTCGTGGGCCATCCCAAGGGGGCCGTGCATGTTCCCTGGATCGACGAGCCGGATTGGGTGGTCAATCCCCACTTCGTCACCGAGATCCGCAAGCTGTTGCTTGGCGGTGCCGTCTGCGAGCCGGGCGGGTCATGTGCGCCGGTCATCCTGATCTGTCGCAGCGGCAAGCGCTCGCTCGAAGCCGGCAAAGCGCTGGTCCAGGACGGGCTCAAGGCCGTCTATCACGTCGACGAGGGCTTCGAGGGCGATCTCGACGAGCAGCACCACAGAAGCACCCAAGGGGGTTGGCGCTTTCGTGGTCTGCCATGGGAGCAGTGTTGA
- a CDS encoding iron-sulfur cluster co-chaperone HscB C-terminal domain-containing protein codes for MATISAVVDGSKNYFDLFDLPIGFVVDQSRLSERYRALLGGDAATSYGNSRSANSSAQEQSPIEIELAYRTLLDPLARAAYLLDLLDCRSEGRASAAEYAALGGFLMAEIELRESLDEATSRPDPAAAVAGMLTHLAEEGASLEKDLQRMLADPSPQNLAAAREILRRLELLGTCRRDAEDRRAALASRA; via the coding sequence GTGGCAACGATCTCCGCCGTTGTGGACGGCTCCAAAAACTATTTCGATCTCTTCGATCTGCCGATCGGGTTTGTCGTCGACCAATCCCGTCTCTCCGAGCGCTATCGCGCACTGCTCGGCGGGGACGCCGCGACGTCCTACGGCAATTCGCGATCGGCGAACAGCTCGGCGCAGGAACAGTCGCCGATCGAGATCGAGCTGGCGTACCGGACCTTGCTCGATCCCTTGGCACGCGCTGCCTACCTTCTCGATCTGCTGGATTGCCGCAGCGAAGGCCGCGCGAGCGCCGCCGAATACGCCGCCCTCGGGGGCTTCCTGATGGCCGAGATCGAGCTGCGGGAGAGCCTCGACGAGGCGACCAGCCGGCCCGATCCGGCTGCAGCCGTGGCCGGGATGTTGACCCATCTCGCAGAGGAGGGTGCGTCTTTGGAGAAGGATCTGCAGCGCATGCTCGCCGATCCGTCGCCCCAGAACCTAGCCGCGGCGCGCGAGATCCTGCGCCGGCTCGAACTCCTCGGGACCTGTCGACGCGATGCGGAGGACCGTCGAGCGGCCTTGGCGTCCAGGGCCTGA
- the iscR gene encoding Fe-S cluster assembly transcriptional regulator IscR encodes MRLTTKGRYAVTAMLDLAIHQGQGPIALADIAQRQGISLSYLEQLFAKLRRRALVTSVRGPGGGYNLSRQAADIHIAEVIAAVDENVDTTRCGGAHNCQNNGPCLTHDLWHDLSDRIYDYLNNISLQQLVDRRDDTGNRPGTTCTAVDVKLGVQRIVANA; translated from the coding sequence GTGAGACTGACGACGAAGGGCCGCTATGCGGTCACGGCAATGCTCGATCTAGCCATCCATCAAGGCCAAGGCCCCATCGCGTTGGCCGACATTGCCCAACGCCAAGGCATTTCGCTGTCCTACCTCGAGCAGCTGTTCGCCAAGCTTCGGCGGCGCGCACTCGTCACCAGCGTCCGGGGGCCGGGCGGCGGGTATAACCTGTCCCGCCAGGCAGCCGACATCCATATCGCCGAGGTGATCGCTGCGGTCGACGAGAACGTCGACACCACCCGGTGCGGCGGCGCGCACAACTGCCAGAACAACGGTCCCTGCCTGACCCACGATCTCTGGCACGACCTCAGCGACCGCATCTACGATTATCTCAACAACATCAGCCTGCAGCAGCTCGTGGACCGCCGCGACGACACCGGTAACCGCCCCGGGACGACATGCACGGCCGTCGACGTCAAGCTCGGCGTTCAGCGCATCGTCGCGAACGCCTGA
- the cysE gene encoding serine O-acetyltransferase: MFERLKEDIACVFERDPAARTAFEVFTTYPGLHAVLAHRLTHRLWKRNLKWLARVISNLARLFTGIEIHPGAVIGRRFFIDHGMGVVIGETAVIGEDCTLYHGVTLGGTTWQKGKRHPTLGRDVVVGAGAKVLGPLLIGDGVRIGSNAVVVKSVPAGATVVGVPGRIIEPAKDATARRRADTAKRIGFDAYGATRDAPDPIANAINRMLDHIHHMDQRVEQMSRALESRGIMQHFEHDPTLDEIEIPPATDSDV, from the coding sequence ATGTTCGAACGATTGAAGGAAGACATCGCCTGCGTCTTCGAGCGCGATCCGGCAGCGCGCACCGCGTTCGAGGTCTTCACCACCTACCCGGGGCTGCACGCCGTGCTGGCGCATCGCCTGACGCACCGGCTGTGGAAACGCAACCTCAAGTGGCTCGCCCGCGTCATCTCCAATCTGGCACGACTCTTTACCGGGATCGAGATCCATCCGGGGGCCGTGATCGGCCGGCGCTTCTTCATCGATCACGGCATGGGCGTGGTGATCGGCGAAACGGCGGTGATCGGCGAGGACTGCACCCTCTATCACGGGGTGACCTTGGGCGGGACCACCTGGCAGAAAGGCAAACGCCATCCGACCTTGGGGCGCGACGTCGTCGTCGGCGCCGGGGCCAAGGTCTTGGGGCCGCTCCTGATCGGCGACGGCGTGCGGATCGGCTCCAATGCCGTGGTCGTGAAATCGGTTCCGGCCGGCGCGACGGTGGTCGGCGTCCCGGGCCGCATCATCGAGCCGGCGAAGGACGCGACCGCCCGCCGGCGCGCCGACACCGCCAAGCGCATCGGCTTCGACGCTTACGGCGCCACACGCGATGCGCCGGACCCGATCGCCAACGCCATCAACCGCATGCTCGATCACATCCACCACATGGACCAGCGCGTCGAGCAGATGTCCCGAGCACTCGAAAGCCGCGGCATCATGCAGCACTTCGAGCACGATCCCACGCTCGACGAGATCGAGATCCCGCCCGCAACCGACTCGGACGTTTAA
- a CDS encoding RNA methyltransferase, which produces MTENPDNALARIRFVLVEPTLSGNIGAVARAMKTMGLSRLELVAPKQRPDAEALARACGADDLLQHAGIHADLPAAIAKCRLVIGTSARRRTLDWENLEPPEAARKLLAEATEGEVALLLGRESSGLTNAELARCQFLVHIPTNPDFSSLNLAAAAQVFAYEIRHCWREDLPEPTRAATHAPSGEEAPRDLATAQELEGLHAHLADTLRDIGFGDPDSSKKLLLRLRHLFNRARPDRVEINILRGILSAAQGRKSGKRPTRPTD; this is translated from the coding sequence ATGACAGAGAATCCCGACAACGCGCTCGCGCGCATCCGTTTCGTCCTGGTCGAGCCCACCCTCAGCGGGAACATCGGGGCCGTCGCCAGGGCCATGAAGACCATGGGCCTCTCGCGCCTGGAGCTGGTCGCACCCAAGCAGCGTCCGGATGCCGAGGCCCTGGCCCGCGCCTGCGGAGCGGACGACCTGCTCCAGCACGCAGGGATCCATGCGGACCTGCCTGCGGCCATCGCCAAGTGTCGGCTCGTCATCGGCACGAGCGCACGCAGGCGCACGCTCGACTGGGAGAACCTGGAGCCACCCGAGGCGGCCCGGAAACTCCTCGCCGAGGCGACCGAGGGCGAGGTCGCGCTGCTGCTCGGACGCGAGAGCTCCGGCCTGACCAATGCGGAGCTGGCGCGCTGCCAGTTTCTGGTTCACATCCCGACGAACCCGGACTTCAGCTCGCTGAATTTGGCGGCCGCGGCACAGGTCTTCGCCTACGAGATCCGGCATTGTTGGCGCGAGGACCTCCCCGAGCCGACGCGCGCGGCGACGCATGCGCCGTCGGGTGAGGAGGCCCCGCGCGATCTCGCCACGGCGCAGGAGCTCGAGGGTCTGCACGCTCACCTCGCCGACACCCTGCGCGACATCGGCTTCGGCGATCCAGACAGCTCCAAGAAACTGCTGCTGCGCCTACGCCATCTCTTCAATCGCGCGCGCCCGGATCGTGTCGAGATCAACATCCTGCGCGGCATCCTGAGCGCCGCGCAAGGGCGCAAGAGCGGCAAACGCCCAACGCGTCCGACTGACTGA